A single genomic interval of Chloracidobacterium validum harbors:
- a CDS encoding monovalent cation:proton antiporter family protein codes for MHVDIPLLRDLVLLLLISLPIVFVCGRLRLPTLIGYMLTGIVIGPSGLGVIGDVHAVETLAEIGVVLLLFTIGLEFSLEKLVAMQRVVLMGGGLQVGLTIVVAMLLARYGGGLNWSPAVFVGFLVALSSTAIVIKTYVDRAESDTPYGRVAIGILLFQDLCIVPMMLFVPLLAGQRELNLFYVFKTMALALGSVFLIVVMARRIFPFLLRWLVTLRSREVFVSFAVLACLGTAWLTAQAGLSLALGAFVAGVVLSESEYSHQIVADILPFRDIFNGIFFVSVGMLLSLGVLVVAWPVVLGLVTLILVGKTLLAFAAIKALGRTTRISLTAALGLAQIGEFSFVLLKVGLDAGLLGGDTYQIFLAASILTMLVTPFLIGAAPAFGYRFCRWTGIPDAPDVASPELSPVSGHVVIAGYGLNGRNLARVLRAANIPYRIIELNIESIRAGKKAGEPIVYGDGTRREVLHAAGIERARVMVVAISDATATRRIAALAREVNPNLHIIVRTRFVSEMNGLYTLGVQQVIPEEFETSLEIFARVLREYGLSRSYIQQQVETIRREGYRLLDAECPGREVLMSELATIIENATTTAMRFPPNAAAVGRSLRELALRPTCGVTIVAVQRGTQTVVNPDADFVLEAGDVAVLLGNPENLERAMESLARETVSVAGEVAS; via the coding sequence ATGCATGTTGACATTCCTTTGCTGCGGGACCTGGTGTTGCTCCTACTGATTTCGCTGCCGATTGTCTTCGTTTGTGGACGCCTGCGGCTGCCGACCCTGATTGGCTACATGCTGACGGGAATTGTGATTGGGCCGTCGGGACTGGGCGTGATTGGTGATGTGCACGCGGTCGAAACACTAGCCGAAATTGGCGTTGTCCTGTTGCTGTTTACAATCGGGCTGGAGTTTTCGCTGGAAAAGTTGGTTGCCATGCAGCGCGTCGTCCTCATGGGCGGTGGCTTACAGGTCGGCTTGACGATAGTGGTAGCGATGCTGCTTGCGCGGTATGGAGGCGGATTGAACTGGTCGCCGGCGGTCTTCGTGGGTTTCCTCGTGGCGCTGTCGAGTACGGCCATTGTCATCAAGACCTATGTGGACCGGGCTGAGTCAGATACTCCGTACGGCCGGGTGGCGATTGGCATTTTGCTGTTCCAGGACTTGTGCATCGTGCCAATGATGTTGTTCGTTCCGCTCCTGGCCGGACAACGTGAACTCAACCTTTTTTACGTCTTCAAGACGATGGCGCTGGCGCTTGGGTCGGTCTTCCTCATTGTCGTCATGGCGCGGCGGATTTTTCCCTTTTTGTTGCGTTGGCTGGTGACGCTCCGCAGTCGGGAAGTGTTTGTCAGTTTTGCCGTGCTGGCTTGTTTGGGCACCGCCTGGCTGACTGCGCAGGCGGGACTGTCGTTGGCGCTGGGCGCATTTGTTGCCGGGGTGGTGCTGTCGGAGTCTGAATATAGTCACCAAATTGTGGCCGACATTCTTCCGTTTCGGGACATTTTCAACGGCATTTTCTTCGTGTCGGTTGGGATGCTGCTCTCGCTTGGTGTTTTGGTGGTGGCTTGGCCGGTGGTTTTAGGGTTAGTGACACTCATTCTCGTGGGCAAAACGCTCCTTGCCTTTGCGGCCATCAAAGCCCTCGGCCGCACAACCCGCATCAGCCTGACGGCCGCCCTGGGGCTTGCCCAGATTGGAGAATTTTCGTTCGTATTACTCAAGGTGGGTTTGGATGCCGGGCTGTTAGGTGGCGATACTTACCAGATATTTCTTGCGGCCTCGATTCTGACCATGCTGGTCACGCCCTTTTTGATCGGCGCTGCCCCGGCGTTCGGCTACCGGTTTTGTCGGTGGACCGGGATACCGGACGCGCCAGATGTTGCGTCGCCAGAGCTATCTCCGGTGAGTGGTCACGTCGTCATTGCCGGTTATGGACTCAACGGACGCAATCTGGCTCGTGTCCTTCGCGCTGCTAACATTCCCTACCGCATCATTGAACTCAATATCGAGTCCATTCGAGCTGGGAAAAAAGCCGGTGAGCCGATTGTGTATGGCGATGGAACGCGCCGTGAGGTCTTGCACGCGGCCGGGATTGAGCGCGCCCGCGTGATGGTGGTGGCAATTTCAGACGCTACGGCCACCCGCCGCATTGCCGCGCTTGCCCGCGAGGTCAATCCGAACCTGCACATCATTGTGCGTACTCGCTTTGTCTCGGAAATGAACGGATTGTACACGTTGGGGGTGCAACAGGTCATCCCAGAAGAGTTCGAGACCAGTCTAGAAATTTTTGCACGAGTACTGCGCGAATACGGTCTGTCACGCTCGTATATTCAGCAGCAAGTCGAAACCATCCGCCGGGAGGGCTATCGGCTACTGGATGCAGAGTGCCCAGGGCGGGAGGTGCTGATGAGTGAGCTGGCGACCATCATCGAAAACGCCACCACGACCGCCATGCGTTTTCCGCCAAATGCGGCGGCCGTCGGGCGCTCACTGCGGGAGCTTGCGCTGCGCCCGA
- a CDS encoding aspartate carbamoyltransferase catalytic subunit → MKDLLDTGDLSPALVAELLDRATAFLPPTTAPETVRAPVRDKHLVTLFSEASTRTRTSFELAAKRLGLKVVNIVVGMSSLAKGETLRDTILTLDAMLPDVVVVRHAVAGVPHFMARLSRAHFINAGDGEHEHPTQALLDAFTLRRHFNRLEGLEIAILGDIRHSRVARSNVRLLAMMGAHVRLGGPRTLRAPGIERFADPWSGTVRVTDSLREALDGADAVMVLRIQQERLDGAFFPSLGEYFTHFGLTSERLTWAKPNALVLHPGPINREVEIASDVADGVQSVIQAQVTHGVAVRMALLDWLLSPEK, encoded by the coding sequence ATGAAGGACCTGCTTGACACCGGTGATCTGTCACCGGCGCTGGTCGCGGAGCTGCTTGACCGAGCGACGGCATTTTTGCCACCCACGACCGCTCCAGAAACCGTCCGTGCGCCTGTCCGCGACAAGCATCTAGTCACGCTCTTTTCGGAGGCTTCGACCCGGACGCGCACTTCTTTTGAGTTGGCGGCCAAGCGATTGGGCCTGAAAGTCGTCAATATCGTCGTCGGCATGTCCAGTTTGGCGAAGGGGGAAACCCTGCGGGATACCATCCTGACCCTCGATGCCATGCTGCCGGATGTCGTTGTCGTGCGGCATGCGGTGGCTGGTGTGCCGCACTTCATGGCGCGGCTTTCGCGGGCACATTTCATCAATGCCGGCGATGGCGAACATGAGCATCCCACCCAAGCCCTGCTCGATGCCTTCACGCTGCGCCGCCATTTCAATCGGCTGGAAGGACTTGAAATTGCCATTCTCGGCGATATTCGGCACAGCCGCGTTGCGCGGTCAAACGTCCGGCTCCTGGCGATGATGGGTGCGCACGTTCGCTTGGGTGGTCCGCGTACCCTGCGTGCGCCAGGTATTGAGCGTTTTGCCGATCCGTGGTCGGGGACGGTACGTGTCACCGACTCGCTACGGGAGGCCTTGGACGGGGCAGACGCCGTCATGGTGTTGCGCATCCAGCAGGAACGTCTCGATGGGGCTTTTTTCCCTTCACTGGGTGAGTACTTCACCCACTTTGGCCTCACTTCGGAACGACTTACCTGGGCCAAACCCAACGCTTTGGTGCTTCACCCTGGCCCGATCAACCGCGAAGTCGAAATTGCCTCGGATGTTGCTGATGGGGTTCAATCGGTCATTCAAGCGCAAGTGACGCATGGCGTTGCCGTGCGCATGGCGCTCCTTGACTGGCTTCTCTCACCTGAGAAGTGA
- the hisS gene encoding histidine--tRNA ligase has product MIRTAAYTRDLLPASLSNDADASAFIHRFQLVERIAQDWFRRYGFQEIRTPIFERTELFARGVGAETDIVTKEMYTWRDRAGDDREGESLTLRPESTAPVARAYIQHQMWKHVETARLYYIGPQFRRERGQRGRYRQFFQIGAEVLGSSDHPAVDVEGIELVMGVLAEAGVPDLELRLNTVGNAASRAAFVAAIRAALANHLDALSEDSRRRYETNPLRILDSKAEQDQPLIAALPPIQDFLDDECRTHFDTVRRYLDAADIPYVVDARLVRGLDYYTKTVFEIVSHAPSIGSQNALAGGGRYDGLVETLGGPPTRGFGFALGLDRVVLTLPADRVPEDRPALFVIHLGEVAFERALGLVREARRAGLSALLDPTPRSLKSALRLANKLGARFALILGDTELTSGQWVLRDLARAEQTTVPADTWLHHVQTLRG; this is encoded by the coding sequence ATGATTCGAACGGCTGCTTACACCCGCGATTTGTTACCGGCATCATTGTCAAACGACGCTGATGCGTCGGCCTTCATTCACCGTTTTCAGTTGGTTGAGCGCATTGCACAGGATTGGTTCCGGCGCTATGGGTTTCAGGAAATTCGGACGCCCATCTTCGAGCGAACCGAACTCTTTGCCCGTGGCGTTGGCGCGGAAACCGACATTGTAACCAAGGAAATGTACACGTGGCGCGACCGCGCCGGGGATGATCGGGAGGGCGAAAGTCTGACCTTGCGGCCGGAGAGCACCGCCCCGGTTGCCAGGGCCTACATTCAGCATCAAATGTGGAAGCACGTCGAAACGGCGCGCCTGTACTACATTGGCCCCCAGTTCCGCCGCGAGCGTGGGCAGCGGGGACGCTACCGCCAGTTTTTCCAAATCGGGGCCGAGGTGCTTGGCTCAAGTGACCATCCGGCGGTGGATGTCGAGGGCATCGAGTTGGTTATGGGCGTCCTGGCGGAGGCCGGTGTGCCAGACCTCGAGCTGCGCCTCAACACGGTCGGCAATGCCGCCAGTCGGGCCGCGTTTGTCGCCGCGATTCGCGCTGCGCTGGCCAATCACCTGGATGCGTTGTCGGAAGACTCGCGCCGCCGCTACGAAACCAATCCCCTCCGCATCCTCGATTCCAAGGCCGAACAGGATCAACCGCTCATTGCGGCGCTCCCACCGATTCAGGACTTTCTCGACGACGAATGCCGGACGCACTTCGATACGGTTCGGCGTTACTTGGACGCCGCCGACATTCCCTATGTCGTGGATGCGCGTCTGGTGCGTGGGCTTGATTACTACACGAAAACCGTTTTTGAAATTGTTTCGCATGCTCCGTCCATTGGTTCGCAGAACGCGCTGGCGGGTGGGGGACGCTATGACGGCTTGGTTGAGACGCTGGGCGGGCCACCGACCAGGGGCTTTGGCTTCGCGCTGGGACTGGATCGCGTCGTGTTGACCCTGCCGGCAGACCGCGTGCCGGAAGACCGCCCGGCGTTGTTTGTCATTCACTTGGGCGAAGTTGCGTTCGAGCGCGCGCTGGGCCTCGTCCGTGAGGCGCGTCGGGCTGGACTGTCGGCCCTGCTCGACCCCACGCCCCGGAGTCTGAAAAGCGCGCTGCGGCTGGCCAACAAACTAGGCGCGCGCTTTGCCCTGATTCTTGGGGATACCGAACTTACCAGCGGGCAGTGGGTGCTGCGCGACCTAGCGCGTGCCGAACAAACCACCGTCCCAGCCGACACCTGGCTGCATCACGTGCAGACTTTGCGCGGATAG
- the pyrR gene encoding bifunctional pyr operon transcriptional regulator/uracil phosphoribosyltransferase PyrR — protein MEFIEKVRLMDASAIQRALARMASEIVERNRGVANLVIAGIRRRGVPLAERIADAIEKLEGARPQLGVLDITLYRDDLSLVAPKPVINATAMPDDLTQATVVIVDDVLYTGRTIRAALDALFDLGRPRRVQLAVLIDRGHREVPIQADFVGERIPTKATEIVKVMVASIDDAEQVIIVEPAPTGSGESTA, from the coding sequence ATGGAGTTTATTGAAAAAGTCCGCTTGATGGATGCCTCGGCAATCCAGCGCGCGCTGGCGCGGATGGCCTCCGAAATCGTCGAACGCAATCGTGGCGTGGCAAACTTGGTCATTGCGGGCATTCGTCGGCGCGGCGTCCCCCTGGCCGAGCGCATTGCGGATGCCATTGAGAAACTCGAAGGGGCGCGTCCTCAGTTGGGTGTTCTGGACATTACGCTCTACCGTGACGACCTGTCGCTGGTGGCACCCAAACCGGTCATCAACGCGACTGCCATGCCGGATGACCTCACCCAAGCAACGGTTGTCATTGTGGACGACGTGCTCTATACGGGCCGGACGATTCGCGCAGCTCTCGATGCCCTGTTTGACCTGGGCCGCCCCCGGCGGGTGCAGTTGGCGGTTCTCATTGACCGGGGACACCGGGAAGTTCCGATTCAGGCAGACTTCGTCGGTGAGCGCATTCCGACCAAAGCCACGGAAATCGTCAAGGTCATGGTGGCGAGCATAGATGATGCCGAACAAGTCATCATCGTCGAACCGGCGCCCACCGGCAGCGGTGAATCTACGGCCTGA